In Scyliorhinus torazame isolate Kashiwa2021f chromosome 18, sScyTor2.1, whole genome shotgun sequence, the following are encoded in one genomic region:
- the coil gene encoding coilin — protein sequence MRAQPRPKMSALRLRLELDYPPPLLPAARMCWFLLQPEQCRVVADLESIIRQRLGFSRHTRLHLYVDSCLLPPNESIQLVRDNDCVRVEQEELITENGFVSSNSPAQLRVKSKKRHRQQSTDRHESQSENGQKKKRKDAGLSRKKTHDSTAETVSGASMESLKKRKKTEGDAKYNIQKKHKKKKDKSSKDQTNGDRSHKRARSGSFGKPLSEPILSKQGEEKNDSDNCTSHRKLTVQEMVSECSSSNTSEDEHPSSENPQLATVGTITKTEGTDSSAKKSSNSRTGKRHVQTKLTTKIAGERAASSSGPLSSDSETPVVKKAFALEPEALPSVERIPGCSENAAKDLSEASSDSEDSESGKSGSKLTGADTVTPGKAGNEGRQATANVQPGQVGNGKFGHGNGRGRGRGFGGFPWGVRQQCGVLRGRGRGAGIFYYNYENSQEPKPGESKETVTNKHVVVENPPEVPKKDYSKFPLLAAPPQVGERIAFKMLELSENYTPELSDYKEGRLLSYNASTQQVELCVDSISTENSKEPGKFDLIYQTESGEDVVEYAVTREPQVSESWSSLVEPRLIVTPAAESVAVNLV from the exons ATGCGCGCGCAGCCGCGGCCTAAGATGTCGGCGCTGCGCCTCCGCCTGGAGCTGGATTACCCGCCGCCGCTGCTGCCCGCCGCCAGGATGTGCTGGTTCCTCCTGCAGCCCGAGCAGTGCCGCGTGGTGGCCGATCTGGAGAGCATCATCCGGCAGCGGCTGGGCTTCAGCAGACACACCCGCCTCCATCTGTACGTCGACAGCTGCCTGCTCCCCCCCAACGAGAGCATCCAACTGGTCCGGGACAACGACTGTGTCAg AGTGGAACAGGAGGAACTGATAACCGAGAATGGGTTTGTGAGCAGCAACTCTCCAGCTCAGCTGAGGGTGAAGTCAAAGAAGAGACACCGACAGCAGTCAACTGACAGACATGAGTCACAAAGTGAAAATGgtcagaaaaagaaaagaaaagatgcTGGACTGAGCAGAAAGAAGACGCACGATTCCACAGCAGAAACTGTTTCAGGGGCAAGTATGGAGAGTTTGAAGAAACGAAAAAAGACAGAAGGTGATGCAAAGTATAATATTCAAaagaaacataaaaagaaaaaagataaaTCTAGCAAAGATCAAACCAATGGAGATCGTTCCCACAAAAGAGCCAGGTCTGGATCTTTCGGAAAACCTCTCTCCGAGCCCATTCTCTCAAAACAAGGGGAGGAAAAGAACGATTCAGATAATTGTACATCACACAGAAAGCTCACAGTACAGGAAATGGTCAGTGAATGTTCATCCAGCAACACCAGTGAGGATGAACATCCGTCATCAGAAAATCCTCAGCTGGCAACAGTTGGCACCATTACCAAGACCGAGGGCACAGACAGTTCAGCAAAGAAGAGTTCCAACTCTCGAACCGGGAAGAGACACGTGCAGACTAAACTTACCACCAAAATAGCAGGAGAAAGGGCAGCCAGCAGCTCTGGCCCACTGAGCAGTGACTCTGAAACACCTGTGGTTAAGAAAGCGTTTGCTCTGGAGCCTGAAGCTTTACCTTCAGTGGAAAGAATACCTGGTTGCTCTGAAAATGCTGCAAAAGATTTGTCTGAAGCTTCCTCCGACTCTGAAGACTCTGAATCAGGAAAAAGTGGCAGCAAACTGACAGGTGCTGACACTGTCACGCCAGGCAAAGCTGGCAACGAGGGCCGCCAGGCCACTGCCAACGTACAACCAGGTCAAGTGGGAAATGGCAAGTTTGGACATGGCAAtggaagagggcgagggcgaggatttGGTGGCTTCCCATGGGGAGTCCGGCAGCAATGTGGTGTGTTACGGGGAAGGGGCAGAGGAGCCGGCATCTTTTATTATAACTATGAAAACAGCCAGGAACCAAAACCTGGAGAATCAAAAGAAACTGTGACAAATAAGCATGTTGTTGTTGAG AATCCACCAGAGGTTCCAAAGAAAGACTACAGCAAATTTCCACTGCTGGCTGCACCACCTCAAGTGGGGGAAAGAATTGCCTTTAAG ATGTTGGAACTGTCTGAAAACTACACCCCTGAGTTATCAGATTACAAG GAAGGAAGACTCCTGAGTTACAATGCCAGTACACAACAAGTGGAACTCTGTGTGGATTCCATATCAACAG AAAATTCTAAAGAGCCTGGAAAGTTTGACCTTATTTATCAAACagagagtggtgaggatgtggtggAGTATGCGGTGACGAGGGAACCCCAG GTATCTGAAAGTTGGAGTTCACTGGTTGAACCTCGTCTGATTGTGACACCTGCTGCTGAGTCAGTTGCTGTGAACCTTGTCTAA